One genomic region from Paraburkholderia azotifigens encodes:
- a CDS encoding GNAT family N-acetyltransferase, whose protein sequence is MPDSVLPPALSSLALRPATEADAELIAAIHSASWQATYRGLLPDAFLDGEVTHERASWWRARMSAPGAEHRIVLIAERAGEPIGFVCVERQPDSPWGVLLDNLHALPAHQGIGAGKLLMRAAQDWAREHGEAQLYLYVLEGNAPAIAFYERQGWQFSGAEPDHMGGVDITALRYVYPLDRASSDHQDH, encoded by the coding sequence ATGCCCGATTCCGTTTTGCCGCCCGCCCTTTCATCCCTCGCATTGCGTCCCGCGACCGAGGCCGACGCCGAACTCATCGCCGCCATTCATAGCGCGAGCTGGCAGGCGACGTACCGCGGACTGCTGCCCGATGCGTTTCTCGACGGCGAGGTTACACATGAGCGCGCATCCTGGTGGCGCGCGCGGATGTCGGCGCCAGGCGCCGAACACCGTATCGTGCTGATCGCCGAGCGCGCGGGCGAGCCGATCGGCTTCGTGTGCGTCGAGCGCCAGCCGGATTCGCCGTGGGGCGTGCTGCTCGACAATCTGCACGCGCTGCCCGCGCACCAGGGAATTGGCGCGGGCAAGCTGCTGATGCGCGCCGCGCAGGACTGGGCGCGCGAGCATGGGGAAGCACAGCTGTATCTGTATGTGCTGGAAGGCAATGCACCCGCGATCGCGTTCTACGAACGCCAGGGCTGGCAGTTTTCCGGCGCGGAGCCCGACCATATGGGCGGCGTCGACATCACGGCACTGAGGTACGTCTATCCGCTCGATCGCGCCTCGTCTGATCATCAGGATCACTGA
- a CDS encoding DUF2968 domain-containing protein, which yields MKYPLDLRRAVMLAITCALMHGGIAQSASKTATGTGVARAGPVKGVQADAADAAAQAGSAGMTDDTAGLDATADLHADASGSTQGDVSDLMQLIHDGGLVEMRTTYNGGYGASLFFHAQSMTYYVALFQDKHFWRVIRTSDQTRAEAIYAGFARQTAQLAEVEIRRAQLQAQKASIERVINESQVRAQRLQADIEVARAQEAKVADYQRQTQDETLALRDEKEKAQAQLRQLQQQVLQLQHQAESGLPGNR from the coding sequence ATGAAGTACCCCCTGGATTTGCGCCGCGCGGTCATGCTTGCGATCACGTGCGCGCTCATGCATGGCGGCATCGCACAGTCGGCCAGCAAGACGGCAACGGGAACGGGCGTCGCGCGTGCGGGCCCGGTGAAAGGCGTGCAGGCCGACGCGGCGGACGCAGCGGCGCAAGCGGGTTCCGCCGGCATGACGGACGACACCGCCGGCCTCGACGCGACCGCCGATCTGCACGCCGACGCAAGCGGCAGCACGCAAGGCGATGTTTCCGATCTGATGCAGCTGATCCACGACGGCGGGCTCGTCGAAATGCGCACCACGTATAACGGCGGTTATGGTGCGTCGCTGTTCTTTCACGCGCAGAGCATGACTTACTATGTCGCGCTGTTCCAGGACAAGCACTTCTGGCGCGTGATCAGGACATCCGACCAGACGCGCGCCGAAGCGATCTACGCGGGCTTCGCGCGGCAAACGGCGCAGCTCGCCGAGGTTGAGATTCGCAGGGCGCAGCTGCAGGCACAGAAGGCGTCGATCGAGCGCGTGATCAATGAGTCGCAGGTGCGCGCCCAGCGGTTGCAGGCGGATATCGAAGTGGCACGCGCTCAGGAAGCGAAGGTCGCCGACTACCAGCGGCAGACCCAGGACGAGACGCTCGCGTTGCGTGACGAAAAGGAGAAGGCTCAGGCGCAATTGCGGCAGTTGCAGCAGCAGGTTCTGCAGTTGCAGCATCAGGCGGAATCGGGGTTGCCGGGGAACCGGTGA
- a CDS encoding cation:proton antiporter has translation MHHGIGFIQDLAVVMALAGVVTVLFHRLRQPVVLGYIAAGVIIGPYTPPFQLIHDEQTIQTLGELGVVFLMFSLGLEFSLRKLFKVGATAVVAALSEIVLMLWIGYEIGSAFGWSPMDSLFLGAILAISSTTIIVKALSELGLKRESFAQLVFGILIVEDILAIAMLVLLSGIAQTGELSAGIAFVTLGKLLLFMTVSLVIGILVVPRALNYVAKSQSDEMLLVSVLGFCFAFCLLVVKLDYSIALGAFLIGAIMAESRHLHRIEHLIAPLRDAFSAIFFVTIGLMLNPAVLVDYAWPIAVITIAVILGKIVSCGLGTFLAGKDGRTAMRVGMTVSQIGEFSFIIASLGLTLKVTSAFLYPIAVAVSALTTLFTPYLIRAADPLTRRLSHAMPPTVANVFGMYGQWLGSLRPASGEPTIFGLTRRIILQIAVNLAIVAAIFLGASYGAPYGSGFIGKWLPSEPMQRVVLWSGALLVSMPFLVAVYRKTKSLALLLAEISVQPAKAGRFTSAIRYAISDLVPVVSMLGVFLLVAALSSTILPPTGLLVAVLLCAALLLTVLWRWCVRIHATMQIALRETFEEQPDP, from the coding sequence ATGCACCACGGCATCGGCTTTATTCAGGATCTGGCAGTCGTGATGGCGCTCGCCGGCGTCGTCACCGTGCTGTTCCATCGCCTGAGACAGCCGGTGGTGCTCGGGTATATCGCAGCAGGCGTGATCATCGGGCCGTACACGCCGCCGTTCCAGCTGATCCACGACGAACAGACCATCCAGACGCTCGGCGAACTCGGCGTCGTGTTCCTGATGTTTTCGCTCGGGCTCGAGTTCAGCTTGCGCAAGCTGTTCAAGGTCGGCGCGACGGCCGTCGTCGCGGCGTTGTCGGAGATCGTGCTGATGCTGTGGATCGGCTATGAGATCGGCAGTGCGTTCGGCTGGAGCCCGATGGATTCGCTGTTCCTCGGCGCGATCCTCGCCATTTCGTCGACGACGATCATCGTCAAGGCGCTCTCCGAGCTGGGCCTGAAGCGCGAAAGTTTCGCGCAGCTGGTGTTCGGCATTCTGATCGTCGAGGACATTCTCGCGATCGCGATGCTCGTGCTGCTGTCGGGCATCGCGCAGACGGGCGAGCTGTCGGCGGGCATCGCGTTCGTCACGCTCGGCAAGCTGCTGCTGTTCATGACGGTGTCGCTCGTGATCGGCATTCTGGTCGTGCCTCGCGCGCTCAACTATGTCGCGAAGTCGCAGAGCGACGAGATGCTGCTCGTCTCCGTGCTGGGTTTCTGCTTCGCGTTCTGCCTGCTGGTCGTCAAGCTCGATTACAGCATCGCGCTGGGCGCGTTCCTGATCGGCGCGATCATGGCCGAATCACGCCATCTGCACCGGATCGAACATCTGATCGCGCCGCTGCGCGACGCGTTTTCGGCGATCTTCTTCGTGACGATCGGCCTGATGCTGAACCCTGCCGTGCTGGTCGACTACGCATGGCCGATCGCTGTCATCACGATCGCGGTGATTCTCGGCAAGATCGTCTCGTGCGGACTCGGCACCTTCCTCGCGGGCAAGGACGGGCGCACGGCGATGCGCGTCGGCATGACGGTGTCGCAGATCGGCGAGTTCTCGTTCATCATCGCTTCGCTCGGCCTCACGCTGAAGGTGACGAGCGCGTTTCTCTATCCCATCGCCGTCGCCGTTTCCGCGCTGACGACGCTCTTTACGCCGTACCTGATCCGCGCCGCCGATCCCCTTACGCGCCGCCTCAGCCACGCGATGCCGCCCACGGTCGCCAACGTGTTCGGCATGTACGGGCAGTGGCTCGGAAGTTTGCGGCCCGCGTCCGGCGAGCCGACCATCTTCGGACTCACGCGCCGCATCATTTTGCAGATCGCGGTGAATCTGGCTATTGTCGCGGCGATCTTTCTCGGCGCGTCCTATGGAGCGCCGTATGGCAGCGGATTCATCGGGAAATGGCTGCCGTCCGAGCCGATGCAGCGCGTCGTCCTATGGAGCGGGGCGCTACTCGTGTCGATGCCGTTTCTCGTCGCCGTGTACCGGAAGACCAAGTCGCTGGCGCTGCTGCTCGCCGAAATCAGCGTGCAGCCCGCGAAGGCGGGGCGCTTCACGAGCGCCATTCGCTACGCCATTTCCGACCTCGTCCCCGTCGTCTCGATGCTGGGCGTGTTTCTGCTCGTCGCGGCGCTTTCCAGCACGATCCTGCCGCCGACGGGACTGCTCGTCGCCGTGCTGTTGTGCGCCGCGCTGCTGCTGACCGTGCTGTGGCGCTGGTGCGTGCGGATCCACGCGACGATGCAGATCGCGCTGCGCGAGACCTTCGAGGAACAGCCCGATCCATGA
- a CDS encoding amidase: protein MSPEPIPFPPLAQLAADLAAGRTTSRALVEAALERIADPAGQGAAVFMQVDAGNARATADAHDRLRAAGTVLSPLAGIPVSVKDLFDIEGQVTRAGSTVLSNAAPAAADAPAVARLKRAGAVIVGRTNMSEFAFSGLGLNPHYGNPLAPYRRGVKGDERVSGGSSSGAAASVADGMAAVALGSDTGGSLRIPAALCGLTGFKPTADRVPKQGGVPLSPTLDAFGPIGATVACCALVDRILAGLEPVVPAARPLEGVRLGVLNHYVTDGIEPEVAEAYDAALKHLEAAGAIVSDVRFAPLDRLAEINRFGFSPIEAYAWHRPLLDAHRDAYDPRVLTRILKGQPATAADYLDLLAGRAAVLAEARTMWQRFDAIVAPTTPIVPPRVAELVNDDDAFCRANGLVLRNPSAFNFLDACAISLPCHPRGAAPVGLMLAAGPHADDALLGIGRAVEAVLNTIR from the coding sequence ATGTCACCCGAACCCATACCCTTCCCGCCGCTCGCCCAGCTAGCCGCCGACCTTGCCGCGGGCCGCACGACGAGCCGCGCGCTCGTCGAAGCCGCGCTCGAGCGCATCGCCGATCCCGCCGGCCAGGGCGCGGCCGTCTTCATGCAGGTCGACGCCGGCAATGCGCGCGCCACGGCCGACGCACACGACCGTCTGCGCGCGGCGGGCACCGTGCTGTCGCCGCTCGCGGGCATTCCCGTCTCGGTGAAGGATCTGTTCGATATCGAAGGCCAGGTGACGCGCGCGGGCTCGACAGTCCTGTCTAACGCCGCGCCCGCGGCGGCGGATGCGCCCGCCGTCGCGCGGCTCAAGCGCGCGGGCGCCGTGATCGTCGGCCGCACCAACATGAGCGAATTCGCGTTCTCAGGCCTCGGCCTCAACCCGCACTATGGCAATCCGCTGGCGCCCTACCGGCGCGGCGTGAAGGGCGACGAACGGGTGTCGGGCGGCTCGTCGTCGGGCGCGGCGGCGTCGGTGGCGGACGGCATGGCGGCCGTCGCGCTCGGCAGCGACACAGGCGGCTCGCTGCGCATTCCCGCTGCGCTGTGCGGCCTCACCGGCTTCAAACCGACGGCCGACCGCGTGCCGAAACAGGGCGGCGTGCCGCTGTCGCCGACACTCGACGCGTTCGGCCCGATCGGCGCGACGGTTGCGTGCTGCGCGCTCGTCGACCGGATTCTCGCCGGGCTGGAGCCCGTCGTCCCGGCTGCGCGTCCGCTCGAAGGCGTGCGGCTCGGCGTGCTGAACCATTACGTGACGGACGGCATCGAGCCGGAAGTGGCCGAAGCGTACGACGCCGCGCTCAAGCATCTGGAAGCGGCGGGCGCGATTGTCAGCGACGTGCGTTTTGCGCCGCTGGATCGTCTCGCGGAGATCAACCGCTTCGGCTTTTCCCCCATCGAAGCCTACGCCTGGCACCGGCCGCTGCTCGACGCGCACCGCGACGCCTACGATCCGCGCGTGCTGACACGCATCCTGAAAGGCCAGCCGGCGACAGCCGCCGACTATCTCGATCTGCTCGCCGGGCGCGCCGCCGTGCTCGCCGAGGCGCGCACGATGTGGCAGCGCTTCGATGCCATCGTCGCGCCGACCACGCCTATCGTGCCGCCACGAGTCGCGGAACTGGTGAACGACGACGACGCCTTCTGCCGCGCCAACGGCCTCGTGCTGCGCAATCCGAGCGCATTTAATTTCCTGGATGCGTGCGCGATCTCGCTGCCATGCCATCCGCGCGGCGCCGCGCCCGTCGGGCTGATGCTGGCTGCCGGGCCGCATGCGGACGATGCGTTGCTGGGAATAGGACGGGCCGTCGAAGCGGTATTGAATACGATCCGCTGA
- a CDS encoding disulfide bond formation protein B, which produces MNIDNVKLRRERSLLVLLGLVCLALVGGALYLQFVEHEDPCPLCIIQRYFYLLIAIFAFLGARMRGWTGVRLLEVLALLSALGGLVTAARHVYVQSHPNFSCGFDALQPIVDGLPPAHWLPSLFKVAGLCETPYPPILGLSLPAWSLVGFVVAFVALALGLWRNRGAR; this is translated from the coding sequence ATGAATATCGACAACGTTAAATTGCGCCGCGAGCGCAGTCTGCTCGTTCTACTCGGTCTCGTCTGTCTCGCGCTCGTGGGGGGCGCGTTGTATCTGCAGTTCGTCGAGCACGAAGATCCGTGCCCGCTGTGCATCATCCAGCGCTATTTCTACCTGCTGATCGCGATCTTCGCGTTTCTCGGTGCGCGGATGCGCGGCTGGACGGGTGTGCGGCTGCTCGAAGTGCTGGCGCTGCTGTCGGCGCTCGGCGGCCTCGTGACGGCGGCGCGGCACGTCTATGTGCAGTCGCATCCGAACTTCAGCTGCGGCTTCGATGCATTGCAGCCGATCGTCGACGGCCTGCCGCCCGCTCACTGGCTGCCGAGCCTGTTCAAGGTTGCCGGTTTGTGCGAAACGCCTTATCCGCCGATTCTTGGGCTCTCTTTGCCTGCGTGGTCGCTGGTTGGGTTTGTAGTGGCGTTTGTGGCGCTGGCGCTCGGGCTTTGGCGTAATCGCGGTGCGCGATAG
- a CDS encoding IS5 family transposase, protein MTQLGLGLDLSTKRTRKREFLDEMTRVVPWQKLIALIEPHYPKGKTGRPPFPIQTMLRIHFMQQWFSLSDPAMEEALHDIPLYREFALLGTGMTRLPDESTILRFRHLLEAHELSARMLATVNEILQAKGLMLKAGSAVDATLISAPSSTKKAGTRDPEMSQTQKGGSWYFGMKAHIGVDVESGLVHTVKCTPANVHDITVAHELLHGDEEVAFADAGYVGIEKRGETGAVQWHVAMRPSKRRKLDKSKRLDRIYEKVERLKAGVRAKVEHPFRVLKCQFGYLKARYRGMAKNTAQIETQFALINLWLARGVLGKAK, encoded by the coding sequence ATGACACAACTTGGTCTTGGTCTGGATCTGTCGACGAAGCGCACCCGCAAGCGCGAGTTTCTCGATGAGATGACGCGCGTGGTGCCGTGGCAGAAGCTGATTGCGCTCATCGAACCGCACTATCCGAAAGGCAAGACTGGCCGCCCGCCTTTTCCGATCCAGACGATGCTTCGCATTCACTTCATGCAACAATGGTTCAGCCTCTCGGACCCGGCGATGGAGGAGGCGCTGCACGACATCCCGCTGTACCGGGAGTTCGCGCTGCTGGGCACGGGCATGACGCGGCTGCCTGACGAGAGCACGATCCTGCGATTCCGGCACCTGCTTGAGGCCCATGAGCTGTCGGCCAGAATGCTGGCGACGGTCAACGAGATCCTGCAGGCGAAGGGCCTGATGCTCAAGGCGGGCTCGGCGGTCGACGCAACGCTGATTTCGGCACCCAGTTCGACGAAGAAGGCTGGCACGCGAGACCCGGAGATGAGCCAGACGCAAAAGGGCGGCAGCTGGTACTTCGGTATGAAGGCGCACATCGGAGTCGATGTGGAGTCGGGGCTGGTGCATACCGTCAAGTGCACGCCGGCAAATGTTCACGACATCACGGTGGCGCATGAACTGTTGCACGGCGACGAGGAGGTTGCGTTTGCCGATGCGGGCTACGTGGGCATCGAGAAGCGAGGCGAAACGGGGGCGGTCCAGTGGCACGTGGCGATGAGGCCGAGCAAGCGAAGAAAGCTGGACAAAAGCAAGCGGCTCGACAGAATCTACGAGAAAGTCGAGCGGCTCAAGGCGGGCGTGCGGGCGAAGGTTGAGCACCCGTTTCGGGTGCTCAAATGTCAGTTCGGCTATCTGAAGGCGCGGTATCGAGGCATGGCGAAGAACACGGCGCAGATCGAAACGCAGTTCGCGCTGATCAATCTCTGGTTGGCTCGCGGGGTGCTCGGTAAAGCGAAATGA
- the xdhA gene encoding xanthine dehydrogenase small subunit: MTTQTIRFYHQGTVREVGGVPASRTVLQHLRDDLHCTGTKEGCAEGDCGACTVVVGEADSSGHLTLKAVNACIQFLPTLDGKALFTVEDLRPASGALHPVQQAMVDCHGSQCGFCTPGFVMSMWALYENQPKGAGLPTRDEINTALSGNLCRCTGYRPIVEASQKMFDEQLYPRAALDRAAVVKALQSIRRSATFEYIAPDTRGTSFGTSAFYAPVTLDAFATLRAQYPHARLLAGSTDVGLWVTKQFRDLGDILYIGNVAELKAIERDAQTLTIGAAASLEDAFAALTADYPELAELWTRFASLPIRNAGTLGGNVANGSPIGDSMPALIALDARVVLQRERKTRTLPLDAFYLGYQKTALETGEFVAAIRVPRPAPDLRFRTYKVSKRYDQDISAVCAAFALRVADGVIADARVAFGGMAATPKRAQQAEAALKGACWDATAAQRAMTALAADYQPLTDMRASSAYRMKVACNLLWRFHLETRDADPLALRDVNAFAFDAGARHAAQEPTS, translated from the coding sequence GTGACAACGCAAACCATCCGCTTCTACCACCAGGGGACCGTCCGCGAGGTCGGCGGCGTGCCCGCCTCGCGCACCGTGCTCCAGCACCTGCGCGACGACCTGCACTGCACGGGCACCAAGGAAGGCTGCGCGGAAGGCGATTGCGGTGCGTGCACCGTGGTCGTCGGAGAAGCCGATTCCAGCGGACATCTGACGCTCAAGGCCGTCAACGCGTGCATCCAGTTCCTGCCGACGCTCGACGGCAAAGCCCTCTTCACCGTCGAAGACCTGCGCCCGGCCAGCGGCGCGCTGCACCCGGTGCAACAGGCGATGGTCGACTGCCACGGTTCGCAGTGCGGTTTCTGCACGCCCGGCTTCGTGATGTCGATGTGGGCGCTCTACGAGAATCAACCCAAGGGCGCGGGCCTGCCGACACGCGACGAGATCAACACCGCGCTGTCGGGCAATCTGTGCCGCTGCACGGGCTATCGGCCGATCGTCGAAGCGTCGCAGAAGATGTTCGACGAACAGTTGTACCCGCGTGCCGCGCTCGACCGCGCAGCCGTCGTCAAGGCGCTTCAGTCGATCCGGCGCAGCGCCACCTTTGAATACATCGCGCCCGACACCCGCGGCACCTCATTCGGCACATCGGCTTTCTACGCACCCGTCACGCTCGACGCCTTCGCCACGCTGCGCGCGCAGTATCCACACGCCCGCCTGCTCGCGGGCAGCACCGACGTTGGCCTGTGGGTGACCAAGCAGTTCCGCGATCTCGGTGACATCCTGTACATCGGCAACGTCGCCGAACTGAAGGCGATCGAACGCGACGCGCAGACACTGACGATCGGCGCGGCTGCCTCGCTCGAAGACGCGTTCGCCGCCCTCACCGCCGACTATCCGGAACTCGCCGAACTATGGACGCGCTTCGCGTCCCTGCCAATCCGCAATGCGGGCACGCTGGGCGGCAATGTCGCGAACGGTTCGCCCATCGGCGATTCGATGCCGGCGCTGATCGCGCTCGATGCGCGCGTCGTGCTGCAACGCGAGCGCAAGACGCGCACGCTGCCGCTCGATGCGTTCTACCTCGGTTACCAGAAGACGGCGCTCGAAACAGGCGAATTCGTCGCGGCGATTCGCGTGCCGCGTCCCGCGCCCGATCTGCGTTTCCGCACGTACAAGGTTTCGAAGCGCTACGACCAGGACATCTCGGCTGTATGCGCCGCGTTTGCGCTGCGCGTCGCGGACGGCGTGATCGCCGACGCGCGCGTCGCGTTCGGCGGCATGGCCGCGACGCCGAAGCGCGCGCAGCAGGCGGAAGCCGCGCTCAAGGGCGCGTGCTGGGACGCAACCGCAGCGCAACGCGCAATGACAGCGCTCGCCGCCGACTACCAGCCGCTCACCGACATGCGCGCGTCGAGCGCATACCGGATGAAGGTCGCGTGCAATCTGCTGTGGCGCTTCCATCTCGAAACGCGCGACGCCGATCCGCTCGCGTTGCGCGACGTCAACGCATTTGCGTTCGATGCAGGCGCGCGGCACGCCGCGCAGGAGCCGACGTCATGA
- the xdhB gene encoding xanthine dehydrogenase molybdopterin binding subunit — protein MNRQTEAFVHQQAKRDEADTQTAIGVPLPHESAALHVSGEATYTDDIPELQQTLHAALGLSRHAHARIVSLDLDAVRAAPGVVAVLTADDIPGENNCGPVLHDDPILADGEVLYLGQPVFIVVAQSHELARRAAALAKSDDVVRYEPLEAVLTAAEAKAKKQYVLPPLHLKRGAPAGKIAQAPHRIAGTFEVGGQEQFYLEGQVAYAVPKEMDGMLVYSSTQHPSEMQHVVAHMFGWPTHSVLCECRRMGGGFGGKESQSALFACAASLAAHKLRRPVKLRADRDDDFMITGKRHDAIYEYEAGFDDDGRILGARVEIALRAGFSADLSGAVATRAVCHFDNAYYLSDVEIVALPCKTNTQSNTAFRGFGGPQGALVMEVMMDGIARELKRDPLDVRRVNFYGIGERNVTPYGQTVEDNVIAPLTDELIESSGYLARRDAIAAFNATSPVLKRGIAYSPVKFGISFNVPFLNQAGALVHVYKDGSALVNHGGTEMGQGLNTKVAQVVASVFGLPLARVRVTATDTSKVANTSATAASTGSDLNGKAAEAAAQTIRERLASLAAKELGGMAGDVTFVHGEVRANGAAMPFAQLVNAAYLARIQLWSDGFYATPKVHWDAKTLTGHPFYYFAYGAAVSEVVIDTLTGEWKLVRADVLHDAGQSINPAIDLGQVEGAFIQGMGWLTTEELWWNRDGRLMTHAPSTYKIPAISDTPDAFNVKLYGNDNVEPTVFRSKAVGEPPLLLPFSVFLAIRDAVAATAPGAAHAPPLRAPATPEAILDAIGAMQTLNAGTPAATIDSAASPASPEAAGADTTA, from the coding sequence ATGAACAGGCAAACCGAAGCGTTCGTTCATCAGCAAGCGAAGCGCGACGAAGCCGACACGCAAACCGCAATCGGCGTGCCATTGCCGCACGAATCGGCGGCGCTGCATGTGAGCGGGGAAGCGACCTACACCGACGACATCCCCGAACTCCAGCAGACGCTGCACGCGGCGCTCGGCCTGTCGCGGCATGCGCACGCGCGCATCGTGTCGCTCGATCTCGACGCCGTGCGCGCGGCGCCCGGCGTGGTCGCCGTGCTGACAGCCGACGACATCCCTGGCGAAAACAATTGCGGTCCCGTGCTTCACGACGACCCGATACTCGCCGACGGCGAAGTGCTGTATCTCGGCCAGCCCGTCTTCATCGTCGTCGCGCAGAGTCACGAACTCGCGCGGCGCGCAGCGGCGCTCGCGAAAAGCGACGACGTCGTGCGGTACGAGCCGCTCGAAGCCGTGCTGACGGCCGCCGAAGCCAAAGCGAAAAAGCAGTACGTGCTGCCGCCGCTGCATCTGAAGCGCGGCGCGCCCGCCGGGAAGATCGCGCAGGCGCCGCATCGAATCGCAGGCACGTTCGAAGTCGGCGGCCAGGAGCAGTTCTATCTTGAAGGCCAGGTTGCGTACGCCGTGCCGAAGGAAATGGACGGCATGCTCGTCTATAGCTCGACCCAGCATCCGAGCGAAATGCAGCACGTCGTCGCGCATATGTTCGGCTGGCCGACGCATAGCGTGCTATGCGAATGCCGCCGGATGGGCGGCGGCTTCGGCGGCAAGGAATCGCAGTCGGCGCTCTTTGCGTGCGCCGCGTCGCTGGCCGCGCACAAGCTGCGCCGCCCCGTCAAGCTGCGCGCCGACCGCGACGACGACTTCATGATCACGGGCAAGCGTCACGACGCGATCTACGAGTACGAAGCGGGCTTCGACGACGACGGCCGTATTCTCGGCGCCCGCGTCGAGATCGCGCTGCGCGCGGGCTTTTCGGCGGACCTGTCGGGCGCCGTCGCGACGCGCGCCGTGTGCCACTTCGACAACGCGTATTACCTGTCGGATGTCGAGATCGTTGCACTGCCATGCAAGACGAACACGCAGTCGAACACCGCGTTCCGCGGCTTCGGCGGACCGCAGGGCGCGCTCGTGATGGAAGTGATGATGGACGGCATCGCACGCGAACTGAAGCGCGATCCCCTCGACGTGCGCCGGGTGAACTTCTATGGCATCGGCGAGCGCAACGTCACGCCCTACGGTCAAACGGTCGAGGACAACGTGATCGCGCCGCTGACGGACGAGCTGATCGAATCGAGCGGCTATCTCGCGCGGCGCGACGCGATTGCCGCGTTCAACGCGACAAGCCCCGTACTCAAGCGTGGCATCGCGTATTCGCCCGTCAAGTTCGGCATCTCGTTCAACGTGCCGTTCCTGAACCAGGCGGGCGCGCTCGTGCATGTGTACAAGGACGGCTCGGCGCTCGTGAATCATGGCGGCACGGAAATGGGCCAGGGCTTGAACACGAAGGTCGCGCAGGTCGTCGCGAGTGTCTTCGGCCTGCCGCTTGCACGCGTGCGCGTGACGGCGACGGATACGTCGAAGGTCGCGAATACGTCGGCGACGGCCGCCTCGACGGGCAGCGACCTGAACGGCAAAGCCGCCGAAGCCGCCGCCCAGACCATCCGCGAGCGTCTCGCCTCGCTTGCCGCGAAAGAGCTCGGCGGCATGGCCGGCGACGTGACGTTCGTCCACGGCGAAGTGCGCGCGAACGGCGCAGCGATGCCCTTCGCGCAACTCGTCAACGCGGCTTATCTCGCGCGCATCCAGCTGTGGTCCGACGGCTTCTATGCGACGCCGAAAGTGCATTGGGACGCGAAGACCCTGACGGGGCATCCGTTCTATTACTTCGCGTACGGCGCGGCCGTGTCCGAAGTCGTGATCGATACGCTCACGGGCGAATGGAAACTGGTGCGCGCCGACGTGCTGCACGACGCCGGCCAGTCGATCAATCCCGCCATCGATCTCGGCCAGGTCGAAGGCGCCTTCATTCAGGGCATGGGCTGGCTGACGACGGAAGAGCTCTGGTGGAATCGCGACGGCCGTCTGATGACGCACGCGCCGTCGACATACAAGATTCCCGCCATCAGCGACACGCCCGACGCGTTCAACGTGAAGCTGTACGGCAACGACAACGTCGAGCCGACCGTGTTCCGCTCGAAGGCCGTCGGCGAGCCGCCGCTGCTGCTGCCGTTCTCGGTGTTTCTCGCGATCCGCGATGCCGTCGCGGCCACCGCGCCGGGCGCCGCGCACGCGCCGCCGCTGCGCGCGCCCGCGACGCCCGAAGCGATTCTCGACGCGATCGGCGCCATGCAGACACTCAACGCGGGCACGCCCGCTGCAACGATCGATTCGGCCGCCAGTCCAGCTTCACCAGAAGCGGCAGGCGCGGACACGACGGCATAA